The window TTATTCCTCTTCTATAAAAATTTAAAATTATGAAGTTAAAAAATCAGGTATCATTGGTTACAGGAGCTGCGCAGGGTATTGGCAAAGCCATTGCTTTTAAATTGGCAGAAGAAGGCTCTGATGTTGTTCTTATTGATATGAATGAAGAAAAATGCAAAGAAGTTGCAGCCGAAATCCAAAAAAAGAGTAGGAAATCTTGGATTTATAAAGTAGATGTAGCCGATTATAAACAGGTTGAAGCGCTTTTTAACAATGAAATGGAAAAATGGGGCAGAATTGATGTGCTTGTTAATAATGCGGGCATTACCAAAGATAATCTTATTTTAAGAATGAAAGAAGAAGAATGGGATGATGTAATAAAAATAAATCTTAAGGGTGCATTTAATTTCTGCAAGTCAGCAAGCAGGTTTATGACGAAGCAAAGAGCAGGAGCGATTATCAATATATCTTCAATCATCGGTATTATGGGTAACGCAGGACAAGTAAATTATTCGGCCTCGAAAGCGGGAATAATAGGTCTTACGAAATCTTTGGCAAAGGAGTTAGCTTCACGCAATATAAGAGTAAATACTATTGCTCCGGGGTTTATTGAAACATCTATGACAAAGGATTTAAATGAAGAAAGAAAACAACTAATGCTTAATGCAATCCCATTGAAGAGAATAGGTGCGCCTGAAGAGGTGGCAAATCTCGTTTTATTTCTTGCTAGCGGGGATTCCTCTTATATAACGGGTCAAGTTATCAATGTGGATGGTGGTATGGTAATGTAGTATAAATGATCGTAATCGGTAAATCGTAATACGATTAAAAACTGCCTGCCTGAAAATCCTACCTTGCGCCAACAAACAGATGGGCATAATTCTTAATTTTAAAATTACCAATTACCAATTACGAAAGTTATTCTCCTAATTCCAATCTTTCTGCAAGCCTATTAGGTAGC of the bacterium genome contains:
- the fabG gene encoding 3-oxoacyl-[acyl-carrier-protein] reductase, with the translated sequence MMKLKNQVSLVTGAAQGIGKAIAFKLAEEGSDVVLIDMNEEKCKEVAAEIQKKSRKSWIYKVDVADYKQVEALFNNEMEKWGRIDVLVNNAGITKDNLILRMKEEEWDDVIKINLKGAFNFCKSASRFMTKQRAGAIINISSIIGIMGNAGQVNYSASKAGIIGLTKSLAKELASRNIRVNTIAPGFIETSMTKDLNEERKQLMLNAIPLKRIGAPEEVANLVLFLASGDSSYITGQVINVDGGMVM